The following coding sequences are from one Planctomycetota bacterium window:
- a CDS encoding NADH-quinone oxidoreductase subunit D → MSEKLKLDNRSTSIVKDAASHMAEVVVGEEMLINMGPQHPSTHGVLNKVLKTDGEIISEVFPQIGYLHRGLEKIAEKLNYHQFMPYTDRIDYLAAMNCNLAYAMAIEKLAAIEVPKRAEYIRVIMAELNRIATHLVFMGTMGLETGAWTPIVYGFREREEILDLFEMTCGQRLTYNYMRIGGVSDDLPNGFVDKARKFCDVLEKKLVEYNNLLSYNQIFIDRMAKVGVLPADLAVDYGVTGPALRGSGVKWDLRKNEPYSVYPELEFDIPVGKGELGKVGDAWDRYMVRMREIEQSIRIVRQALDKLPAGDVRAKVGRIFKPAQGEVYVRAENPRGELGFYVVSDGSANPYRLKIRTGSFNNLSAVPPISKGMMISDFVITLGSFDVVLPEIDR, encoded by the coding sequence ATGAGTGAAAAGTTAAAGTTGGATAATCGGTCAACGAGCATTGTTAAAGACGCCGCCTCACACATGGCAGAGGTAGTGGTGGGCGAAGAAATGCTGATTAATATGGGCCCGCAGCATCCCTCCACCCACGGTGTGCTGAACAAGGTGCTCAAGACCGACGGCGAAATAATCAGTGAGGTGTTTCCGCAAATCGGCTACCTGCATCGGGGCCTGGAGAAGATAGCCGAGAAACTGAATTACCACCAGTTCATGCCCTATACGGATCGGATAGATTACCTGGCGGCCATGAACTGTAATTTGGCCTATGCCATGGCAATTGAGAAACTGGCTGCTATCGAGGTGCCCAAGCGGGCCGAGTATATCCGGGTGATAATGGCTGAATTGAACCGGATTGCCACGCACCTGGTTTTTATGGGCACGATGGGGCTGGAGACCGGCGCCTGGACGCCGATTGTCTATGGATTCCGGGAAAGGGAAGAGATACTGGATTTATTTGAGATGACTTGCGGTCAGCGGCTGACCTATAATTACATGCGCATCGGCGGCGTGTCGGACGATCTGCCCAACGGATTTGTCGACAAGGCGCGCAAGTTCTGCGATGTTCTGGAAAAGAAACTGGTGGAGTATAACAACCTTCTTTCGTATAACCAGATATTTATTGATCGAATGGCCAAGGTCGGCGTGTTGCCGGCGGATTTGGCCGTAGATTACGGCGTGACCGGCCCGGCCTTAAGGGGCTCGGGGGTAAAATGGGATTTACGCAAAAACGAGCCGTATTCGGTTTATCCGGAATTGGAATTTGATATCCCGGTTGGCAAGGGCGAACTGGGTAAAGTGGGTGATGCCTGGGACAGATACATGGTCCGGATGCGGGAGATAGAGCAGAGCATCCGGATTGTCCGTCAGGCGCTGGATAAGTTGCCGGCCGGTGATGTTCGGGCCAAGGTGGGTCGGATATTCAAACCGGCCCAAGGCGAGGTGTATGTCCGGGCTGAGAATCCGCGCGGTGAATTGGGATTCTACGTGGTCAGCGACGGCTCGGCCAATCCTTACCGGCTGAAGATCCGGACCGGCTCTTTTAATAACCTGAGTGCGGTGCCGCCCATCAGTAAGGGAATGATGATATCTGATTTTGTCATTACATTGGGCAGTTTTGACGTAGTGTTGCCAGAAATAGACAGATAA
- the nuoH gene encoding NADH-quinone oxidoreductase subunit NuoH → MLKEYIDAIKSFAEQNLPVINVPVELWYIVWLFIFGGIVLGGMMLFAGLAAYAERRVAGFLQSRLGPNRVGPQGLLQFMADGIKLVMKEDLIPTAADKILFRLAPYVLFIGTLGIFAALPFSKYVGITNLNLGLLYILAISSLVVIGIIMAGWSSGNKWSLLGGMRSAAQIISYEIPIGICFLTIIMMAGTMNMNTITELQAGSIINWLVFRYPPLTMVLFLIYFIASMAEVNRTPFDIPEAESEIVGGYHTEYSGMRFAFFYMGEYGNMFAVSAIASILFLGGWQSPLPFFILNALFGDYAVLTAIEGFGWFLAKSLALVFLMMWLRWTLPRYRVDQLMTLCWKVLLPISLACMLIIGVWMMI, encoded by the coding sequence ATGTTGAAAGAATATATTGACGCGATAAAGAGCTTTGCCGAGCAGAACCTGCCGGTGATAAATGTGCCGGTGGAATTATGGTATATTGTCTGGCTGTTCATATTCGGCGGCATAGTATTGGGCGGCATGATGTTATTCGCCGGCCTGGCCGCTTATGCGGAACGCCGGGTAGCCGGATTCCTTCAGAGCCGTTTGGGTCCGAACCGGGTCGGGCCGCAAGGGCTGTTGCAATTCATGGCGGACGGCATTAAGCTGGTGATGAAGGAAGACCTGATACCTACCGCCGCGGACAAGATACTCTTCCGGCTGGCTCCGTATGTGCTGTTTATCGGGACACTGGGTATCTTTGCGGCATTGCCGTTCAGCAAGTATGTCGGCATAACTAATCTGAATCTTGGGCTGCTTTATATCCTGGCTATTTCCAGTCTGGTAGTCATCGGGATTATCATGGCCGGCTGGAGCAGCGGCAACAAGTGGTCTCTGCTGGGCGGGATGCGCTCGGCCGCCCAGATTATCAGTTATGAGATTCCCATCGGTATCTGTTTCCTTACTATAATAATGATGGCTGGCACAATGAATATGAATACGATAACCGAACTGCAAGCGGGTAGTATCATCAACTGGCTGGTATTCAGATATCCGCCGCTGACCATGGTTCTTTTCCTGATATATTTCATCGCTTCGATGGCCGAAGTCAACCGGACGCCCTTTGATATCCCCGAAGCGGAGTCGGAAATCGTAGGCGGCTATCACACCGAATACAGCGGGATGCGTTTTGCCTTCTTTTATATGGGCGAATACGGAAACATGTTCGCGGTCAGCGCTATTGCCTCCATATTATTTCTGGGCGGCTGGCAGAGTCCGCTGCCTTTCTTCATATTAAATGCGCTGTTCGGTGATTATGCAGTGCTGACAGCGATTGAGGGATTTGGCTGGTTCCTGGCCAAGTCGCTGGCCCTGGTATTTCTGATGATGTGGTTGCGCTGGACCCTGCCGCGCTATCGGGTGGACCAGCTGATGACGCTGTGCTGGAAGGTGCTCCTGCCGATTTCGCTGGCCTGTATGCTGATAATCGGCGTCTGGATGATGATATAG
- a CDS encoding NADH-quinone oxidoreductase subunit I, with amino-acid sequence MVNYFKSIWVGLTSILVGMAITIKYFFSKKATMQYPEERWQMPERFRGMVKCDSSKCISCLYCVNICPVSLITLESVKVDVPAKVINLEGKEMKRLKDVTKFEVDISKCIFCGLCIEGCPTGAIYMSHEYELSCYSRKDMVYQYATPPQVPPAEKS; translated from the coding sequence ATGGTGAATTATTTTAAGTCTATTTGGGTTGGGTTAACGTCGATTCTGGTCGGGATGGCTATTACCATCAAGTATTTTTTCTCTAAGAAGGCGACCATGCAGTATCCTGAAGAGCGCTGGCAGATGCCGGAACGGTTCCGGGGGATGGTTAAATGCGACAGCAGCAAATGTATTTCCTGCTTATACTGCGTCAATATCTGCCCGGTCAGCTTGATTACCCTGGAGAGCGTCAAGGTTGATGTGCCAGCCAAGGTTATTAACCTGGAAGGCAAGGAAATGAAACGGTTGAAGGACGTGACCAAGTTCGAGGTTGATATTTCAAAGTGCATATTCTGCGGCTTGTGCATTGAGGGCTGTCCGACCGGCGCGATATATATGAGCCACGAATACGAACTGTCCTGTTACAGCCGTAAGGATATGGTTTATCAATATGCGACACCGCCACAGGTACCCCCGGCGGAAAAGAGTTAA
- a CDS encoding NADH-quinone oxidoreductase subunit J: protein MSELMYQVIFYAVAALVLGSALIVAMSRNIVHSAFALLLTFFSVAGIYVFLSAEFLAVAQVVIYVGGILVLILFAVMLTNKVRDVNLSNPSAPPYIAAPLVMIIFAGLLWLIMKTPWKTVGPQEIGAINDIGNALMGRYLLAFEVAAVLLLGALLGAAYLARKRKS from the coding sequence ATGAGTGAGTTGATGTATCAGGTAATTTTCTACGCAGTAGCCGCGCTGGTGCTCGGCTCGGCCCTGATTGTTGCGATGTCGCGCAATATCGTGCATTCCGCCTTTGCTTTATTACTGACCTTCTTCAGCGTGGCCGGGATATACGTATTCCTGTCGGCTGAGTTCCTGGCCGTGGCTCAGGTGGTCATATATGTCGGCGGCATCCTGGTCCTGATTCTCTTTGCGGTGATGCTGACCAACAAGGTCCGGGATGTGAACCTCTCCAATCCCTCGGCGCCGCCTTATATTGCGGCTCCGCTGGTGATGATTATATTCGCCGGTCTGCTTTGGCTTATAATGAAGACGCCCTGGAAGACCGTCGGACCGCAGGAGATCGGCGCGATTAACGACATCGGAAATGCCCTGATGGGTAGATATTTGCTGGCCTTTGAGGTTGCCGCAGTCCTGTTATTGGGAGCTTTGCTCGGCGCGGCGTACCTGGCCAGAAAGAGGAAAAGTTAA
- the nuoK gene encoding NADH-quinone oxidoreductase subunit NuoK: MISLQTFLIISAALFCLGLFIVLTRKNAVAILMGIELILNAASIALVSFSRFITPYGTGGIGGVVAPGAPATGGQTFVIFVIIIAVCEAAVALAIILNIYQNFRTVDTEQTKELKG; the protein is encoded by the coding sequence ATGATATCCTTGCAGACATTCTTGATAATCAGCGCGGCGCTGTTCTGCCTGGGGCTTTTTATTGTCCTAACCAGAAAGAATGCCGTGGCCATATTGATGGGTATTGAACTGATTCTCAATGCCGCGAGTATTGCCTTGGTGTCGTTCTCGCGATTTATCACGCCTTACGGAACCGGAGGTATTGGCGGCGTAGTCGCTCCCGGCGCTCCGGCAACAGGCGGACAGACCTTTGTTATTTTTGTAATCATTATTGCGGTCTGCGAGGCGGCCGTGGCTTTGGCTATCATACTTAATATCTATCAGAATTTTCGGACTGTGGATACCGAACAGACAAAGGAATTAAAGGGCTAA
- the nuoL gene encoding NADH-quinone oxidoreductase subunit L — translation MENYLWLIPFLPACGAVILLIIGRFLPKMLVSIIACGTIFTSFILAVITFIQLLGLPADERIIHQTAYTWLQAGAFKASVAFLVDPLSIIMLLVVTGVGFLIHVYSIGYMADDKRYSRYFGFLNLFVFAMLLLVSGDNLLMMFIGWEGVGLCSYLLIGFWFEKTANAIAGMKAFIVNRIGDFGFVLGVMLLFWSLGQVSGQWTVTFTELREHAHYLTPAIATAVGILLFIGACGKSAQIPLYIWLPDAMAGPTPVSALIHAATMVTAGVYMIARMNFVYVLSPTAMMVVAIVGVGTALFAGTIGLFQKDIKKVLAYSTISQLGYMFLGVGVGAFAAGIFHLMTHAFFKALLFMGSGSVIHGTGGEQDIEKMGGLRKYMPVTFWTFLVGTLAIAGIPGLSGFFSKDEILWKAFSSSHGHWALWLVGLIAAGCTSFYMFRLLFKTFFGKNYSELVHHTPEQESSGTPVCCDDKDSAHNSHGHNSHGAHKGPAHESPWIMTVPLIILAVLSIIGGYVGIPAIIGGANHIEHFMEPVFSASAESAPHESSTPEHHSPVEFILMVVSVLVALAGISAAYYLYMVKPHIPKQLAAKFAFIYKLVFNKYYVDEIYQKVFVNNLLRLNNLLAYPIDLGIIDRIVNAAGLGTVGVSNGSGWTDAKFVDGAVNGTATTVLTGGKAARVPQTGKLKHYLTWAVAGVVVVIAGFWWLLR, via the coding sequence ATGGAAAATTACTTATGGCTGATACCGTTCCTGCCGGCTTGCGGGGCAGTCATCCTGCTGATTATCGGCCGATTCCTGCCCAAGATGCTGGTGAGTATCATTGCCTGCGGAACTATATTTACATCTTTCATACTGGCGGTTATTACCTTTATCCAGCTGTTGGGCCTGCCGGCCGATGAGCGGATTATCCATCAGACCGCCTACACCTGGCTCCAGGCCGGCGCATTCAAGGCGTCGGTCGCATTCCTGGTTGACCCGCTTTCTATTATTATGCTTCTGGTGGTGACCGGGGTGGGATTCCTGATACACGTCTATTCCATCGGTTATATGGCTGATGACAAGAGGTATTCAAGATATTTCGGATTCCTTAACCTGTTTGTCTTCGCCATGCTGTTGCTGGTTTCGGGCGACAACCTGCTGATGATGTTCATCGGCTGGGAAGGCGTGGGGCTATGTTCATATCTGCTAATCGGATTCTGGTTTGAGAAGACGGCCAATGCCATTGCCGGGATGAAGGCATTCATCGTTAACCGGATCGGCGACTTCGGTTTTGTGCTCGGCGTGATGCTGCTGTTCTGGAGTTTGGGGCAGGTCAGTGGTCAGTGGACCGTAACATTCACCGAGTTAAGGGAACATGCCCATTATCTGACGCCGGCTATTGCCACGGCCGTCGGGATATTGCTGTTTATCGGCGCCTGCGGTAAATCAGCCCAGATACCGCTGTATATCTGGCTGCCTGATGCCATGGCCGGTCCGACCCCGGTCTCGGCCTTGATTCACGCGGCCACCATGGTCACGGCCGGCGTTTATATGATTGCTCGGATGAATTTTGTCTATGTCCTTTCTCCGACGGCCATGATGGTCGTGGCAATTGTCGGCGTGGGCACGGCGCTGTTCGCCGGCACTATCGGATTATTCCAAAAAGATATCAAGAAGGTCCTGGCCTATTCAACTATCAGCCAGCTGGGTTATATGTTCTTGGGAGTCGGGGTGGGGGCCTTTGCGGCCGGTATTTTCCACCTGATGACCCACGCGTTCTTTAAGGCGTTGTTGTTTATGGGTTCGGGCAGCGTCATCCACGGCACCGGCGGCGAGCAGGATATTGAAAAGATGGGCGGCCTGAGGAAATATATGCCGGTCACATTCTGGACCTTCCTAGTCGGAACGCTGGCCATTGCCGGTATTCCGGGGCTGTCCGGTTTCTTCAGCAAGGATGAGATTCTCTGGAAGGCGTTTTCATCTTCGCACGGGCATTGGGCATTGTGGCTGGTCGGGCTGATTGCCGCCGGATGCACCTCGTTTTATATGTTCCGGCTGTTATTCAAGACCTTCTTCGGCAAGAATTATTCCGAACTGGTGCACCATACTCCGGAGCAGGAGTCATCCGGCACGCCGGTCTGCTGCGATGACAAGGATAGTGCGCATAACAGTCATGGACATAACTCCCACGGAGCCCATAAGGGTCCGGCGCATGAATCCCCCTGGATTATGACCGTACCGCTGATAATACTGGCTGTGTTGTCAATCATCGGCGGTTATGTGGGCATCCCGGCCATCATCGGCGGCGCCAATCATATCGAGCACTTTATGGAACCGGTATTCAGCGCATCGGCCGAATCGGCGCCTCATGAGTCAAGCACCCCGGAACACCATTCGCCGGTTGAATTCATCCTGATGGTGGTTTCTGTTTTGGTGGCGCTGGCCGGTATCAGCGCCGCATATTATCTCTATATGGTCAAACCGCACATACCCAAGCAACTGGCGGCTAAATTCGCCTTTATCTATAAACTGGTCTTCAATAAATACTATGTGGATGAGATTTACCAGAAGGTGTTTGTGAACAACCTGCTGCGCCTGAATAACCTGCTGGCCTATCCGATTGACCTGGGGATAATTGACCGGATAGTCAACGCGGCCGGATTAGGAACCGTCGGGGTTTCCAATGGCAGCGGCTGGACCGATGCCAAATTCGTGGATGGGGCGGTCAACGGTACGGCCACAACCGTATTAACCGGCGGTAAAGCGGCCCGGGTGCCGCAGACCGGCAAGCTGAAGCACTATCTGACCTGGGCCGTGGCTGGGGTGGTGGTGGTGATTGCCGGATTCTGGTGGCTATTAAGATAA
- a CDS encoding NADH-quinone oxidoreductase subunit M has protein sequence MLTLLIFLPMLAVPVILFLPAKAHKTIRWTTVFFTAIQLALTIYLLTIYNTKTADFQFVEKYSWIPAFNVEYYLGVDGLGILMVLLTPLICFVGIFASWGISKGVKGYFILYMILNTGMMGVFCALDFFLFYVFWEVTLLPMYFLIGIWGGPRKEYAAIKFFLYTLFGSVLMLLVMLALYFSVTPHTFSIPELIKVSSTFKGTSWFLAFIGLYIAFAIKVPAFPFHTWLPDAHTEAPTAISVILAGILLKMGVYGIIRISLPILPDAAHSFALIMALIGVINIVYGALCTMAQKDLKRMIAYSSISHMGFCLLGISVVCWLGVSADSAIPALTGAVLQMFNHGCIAGMLFLIAGVIYDRAHHRDINGFGGLASRMPLYAGMTTFAFFASMGLPGLSGFISEILVFMGGFNVFTTITIISVSGVVLTAGYFLWAMQRMFLGPLNEKYKDLPDINGREMFTLVPLGLIVLFLGVYPMPAINLISESIKNLVTLVK, from the coding sequence CTGTTAACTCTGCTGATTTTCCTGCCCATGCTGGCCGTGCCGGTTATCCTGTTCCTGCCGGCCAAGGCGCACAAGACCATCCGCTGGACCACCGTATTCTTTACCGCTATCCAGCTGGCCTTGACGATTTACCTGCTGACCATCTATAATACCAAGACGGCTGATTTCCAGTTCGTGGAAAAATACAGCTGGATCCCGGCTTTTAATGTGGAATACTATTTAGGGGTGGATGGGCTGGGCATCCTGATGGTCCTGTTAACCCCGCTGATCTGCTTTGTCGGCATCTTTGCCTCATGGGGCATCAGCAAGGGCGTCAAGGGATATTTCATTCTCTATATGATTCTTAATACCGGGATGATGGGGGTGTTCTGCGCCCTGGATTTCTTCCTGTTCTACGTGTTCTGGGAAGTGACGCTCCTGCCCATGTACTTCTTGATCGGCATCTGGGGCGGACCGCGCAAGGAATACGCGGCCATCAAGTTCTTCCTGTACACCTTATTCGGCAGTGTCCTGATGCTGTTAGTGATGCTGGCGTTGTATTTCTCCGTCACGCCGCATACATTCTCAATACCCGAACTAATCAAGGTCAGCAGCACCTTCAAAGGCACCTCCTGGTTCCTGGCGTTTATCGGATTATACATTGCCTTTGCCATCAAGGTGCCGGCCTTCCCGTTCCATACCTGGTTGCCGGACGCGCATACCGAGGCGCCGACTGCTATCAGCGTTATTCTGGCCGGCATCCTTCTGAAGATGGGCGTCTATGGCATCATCAGGATTTCACTGCCGATTCTGCCTGATGCGGCGCATAGTTTTGCTCTGATTATGGCGCTGATCGGCGTGATAAATATCGTCTATGGCGCGCTCTGTACCATGGCCCAAAAAGACCTGAAGCGGATGATCGCCTATTCCAGCATCAGCCATATGGGCTTTTGCCTGCTGGGTATTTCGGTTGTTTGCTGGCTCGGCGTCTCGGCGGACAGCGCCATACCGGCCCTGACCGGCGCGGTTCTCCAGATGTTTAACCACGGATGTATCGCCGGGATGCTCTTCTTGATTGCCGGCGTGATTTACGACCGGGCGCATCACCGCGATATCAACGGATTCGGCGGGCTGGCCAGCCGGATGCCGCTTTACGCCGGGATGACCACCTTCGCTTTCTTTGCCTCAATGGGCCTGCCGGGCCTGAGCGGATTCATCAGCGAAATCCTGGTATTCATGGGCGGGTTTAATGTCTTCACCACAATTACCATTATTTCGGTTTCCGGCGTGGTCCTGACCGCCGGGTATTTCCTCTGGGCCATGCAGCGGATGTTCCTGGGACCGCTTAACGAGAAATACAAGG